Proteins encoded together in one Qingshengfaniella alkalisoli window:
- the gap gene encoding type I glyceraldehyde-3-phosphate dehydrogenase, with protein MTITVGINGFGRIGRCTLAHIFESGRNDVHVVKMNATGPIETNAHLLKYDSVHGRFDSDIRVDGNALDLGRGPIEVQSTYDPSELDWSGVDVVLECTGKFNARDKAAVHLERGAKKVLVSAPARNADKTIVYGVNHRELTPAHEVVSNGSCTTNCLAPLAKVLNEAIGIERGIMTTIHSYTGDQPTLDRRHSDLYRARAAAMAMIPTSTGAAKAIGEVLPELAGKLDGTAMRVPTPNVSAVDLTFEAAKDVSVEDVNEIVREAAVGHMGSVLAYDPEPKVSIDFNHTGYSSIFAPDQTKVVGGRTVRVLAWYDNEWGFSNRMADVAAAMGRLIH; from the coding sequence ATGACCATCACCGTAGGCATCAACGGTTTCGGGCGCATCGGGCGCTGCACACTTGCACATATTTTCGAAAGCGGGCGCAACGATGTCCATGTTGTGAAGATGAACGCCACCGGCCCCATCGAAACGAATGCGCATCTTCTGAAGTATGACAGCGTGCATGGCCGTTTCGACAGCGATATCCGTGTGGATGGAAACGCGCTGGACCTGGGCCGTGGTCCGATCGAAGTCCAGTCGACTTATGATCCGAGTGAACTGGACTGGTCCGGCGTCGATGTCGTTCTGGAATGCACCGGGAAGTTCAACGCACGCGACAAGGCAGCGGTGCACCTGGAACGCGGCGCGAAAAAGGTTCTTGTTTCGGCCCCCGCCCGCAACGCCGACAAGACGATTGTGTACGGCGTGAACCACCGGGAACTGACGCCAGCGCATGAGGTCGTGTCGAACGGGTCCTGCACCACGAACTGCCTTGCCCCGCTGGCAAAGGTTCTGAATGAGGCAATCGGCATCGAGCGCGGCATCATGACCACCATCCACAGCTATACCGGCGACCAGCCGACACTGGACCGTCGCCACAGCGACCTGTACCGCGCGCGCGCAGCTGCGATGGCGATGATCCCGACATCTACCGGCGCGGCGAAGGCGATTGGTGAGGTGCTGCCCGAACTGGCCGGCAAGCTGGACGGCACCGCAATGCGCGTGCCCACGCCGAATGTATCCGCCGTCGACCTGACCTTCGAGGCGGCAAAGGACGTTTCCGTCGAGGACGTGAATGAAATCGTCCGCGAAGCGGCTGTCGGACATATGGGATCTGTTCTGGCGTATGATCCGGAACCGAAGGTATCCATCGACTTCAACCACACCGGATATTCGTCGATCTTCGCGCCGGACCAGACCAAAGTGGTTGGTGGTCGCACCGTTCGCGTGCTGGCCTGGTACGATAATGAATGGGGCTTCTCAAACCGCATGGCCGATGTCGCCGCTGCGATGGGCCGCCTCATTCACTGA
- the gap gene encoding type I glyceraldehyde-3-phosphate dehydrogenase, whose product MALQVAINGFGRIGRNVLRALAESNRTDIEIVAINDLGPVETNAHLMRYDSVHGRFNGDVTVSGDTIDIGRGPIKVTAERDPKALPWSDIDVVLECTGIFTARDKAALHLENGSKRVLVSAPASGADKTIVYGVNHDTLTSDDIVVSNGSCTTNCLAPVAKVLNDSVGITSGLMTTIHSYTGDQPTLDTLHKDLYRARAAAMNMIPTSTGAARALGLVLPELDGKLDGTAIRVPTPNVSCVDLTFQAGRDTSIEEINKLAAKAAADGPLKGVLGYTDDPVVSMDMNHDPRSSIFASEQTKVLNGNMVRILSWYDNEWGFSNRMLDTAAEIGKRI is encoded by the coding sequence ATGGCACTTCAAGTCGCAATCAACGGATTCGGTCGGATCGGTCGCAACGTGCTGCGCGCGCTGGCTGAGAGCAACCGTACGGATATCGAAATCGTCGCCATCAACGATCTTGGCCCGGTTGAAACCAATGCCCACCTGATGCGCTATGACAGCGTGCACGGTCGCTTCAACGGCGATGTGACGGTTTCGGGCGACACGATTGACATCGGTCGCGGTCCGATCAAGGTCACCGCGGAACGCGACCCGAAGGCGCTGCCATGGAGCGACATTGACGTGGTGCTGGAATGCACCGGGATCTTCACCGCACGCGACAAGGCCGCGCTACATCTTGAGAACGGGTCCAAGCGCGTTCTGGTTTCCGCCCCCGCAAGTGGTGCGGACAAGACCATTGTCTACGGCGTGAACCACGACACCCTGACCAGCGACGACATTGTTGTGTCCAACGGATCCTGCACGACGAACTGCCTTGCGCCGGTCGCGAAGGTTCTGAACGATAGTGTCGGCATCACCAGCGGGTTGATGACAACGATCCACAGCTACACGGGCGACCAGCCAACACTGGATACGCTGCACAAGGATCTGTACCGGGCACGTGCGGCAGCGATGAACATGATCCCGACTTCCACGGGCGCGGCCCGGGCGCTGGGGCTGGTTCTGCCGGAACTCGACGGCAAGCTGGACGGCACCGCGATCCGCGTTCCGACCCCGAACGTGTCCTGCGTCGACCTGACCTTTCAGGCGGGTCGCGACACGAGTATCGAGGAAATCAACAAACTTGCCGCGAAGGCCGCCGCTGATGGTCCGCTGAAGGGCGTTCTGGGCTACACCGATGATCCGGTCGTGTCCATGGACATGAACCACGATCCGCGTTCGTCGATCTTTGCCTCGGAACAAACCAAGGTTCTGAACGGCAACATGGTTCGCATTCTGTCATGGTACGACAATGAATGGGGATTCTCGAACCGGATGCTGGATACCGCAGCCGAGATTGGCAAGCGAATCTGA
- the coaD gene encoding pantetheine-phosphate adenylyltransferase → MRIGLYPGTFDPLTIGHSDIIRRACALVDRLVVGVAINRDKGPLFTLEERVAMIEEQRETLVGSSGAELLVHPFENLLIDCAHDVGASVIIRGLRAVSDFEYEFQMVGMNRTLDSSVETVFLMAEAQHQAVASRLVKEIARLNGDVSKFVSPSVEEALKSKFAARK, encoded by the coding sequence ATGCGAATTGGTCTTTATCCTGGCACATTCGATCCGTTGACGATCGGTCACAGCGACATCATTCGCCGCGCTTGCGCGTTGGTGGATCGGCTTGTGGTCGGCGTGGCGATCAATCGAGACAAGGGGCCGCTCTTCACGCTGGAAGAACGCGTCGCCATGATCGAGGAACAGCGCGAAACGCTCGTGGGCAGCAGCGGCGCCGAACTGTTGGTTCATCCGTTCGAGAACCTGCTGATCGACTGCGCACATGACGTCGGTGCGTCCGTGATCATCCGCGGCCTGCGTGCTGTGTCTGACTTCGAATATGAATTCCAGATGGTCGGCATGAACCGAACGCTTGATTCATCGGTCGAGACGGTTTTTCTGATGGCCGAAGCGCAGCATCAGGCGGTCGCGTCCCGGCTGGTCAAGGAAATCGCGCGTCTTAATGGCGATGTATCAAAATTCGTTTCGCCCTCAGTTGAAGAGGCGCTGAAGTCGAAATTCGCGGCGCGTAAATAG
- a CDS encoding CBS domain-containing protein, protein MRVHQILRTKSDDGVVTIEPDARIADAAALLSSRRIGAVVVSPDGKKAVGILSERDIVRELGQRGPVCLEDTVDKLMTQEVISCKREDMSAAVFRLMTDGRFRHLPVIEDGEMVGLISIGDVVKAQLSELEMEKDALQGMIMGH, encoded by the coding sequence ATGCGGGTTCATCAGATACTAAGAACAAAATCCGATGACGGAGTCGTCACGATAGAACCGGATGCGCGGATTGCAGATGCCGCAGCTCTTCTGTCGTCTAGACGTATCGGCGCGGTGGTGGTTTCGCCCGACGGAAAGAAGGCAGTCGGCATTTTGTCAGAACGCGACATTGTGCGTGAATTGGGACAGCGTGGTCCGGTGTGTCTTGAAGACACCGTGGACAAGCTGATGACGCAGGAGGTCATTTCCTGCAAGCGCGAGGATATGAGCGCCGCAGTGTTCCGCCTGATGACCGATGGACGTTTCCGCCACCTGCCGGTGATCGAGGATGGCGAGATGGTCGGACTGATCTCCATCGGTGATGTCGTAAAGGCGCAACTGTCTGAACTGGAGATGGAAAAAGACGCGCTGCAAGGGATGATCATGGGTCACTGA
- a CDS encoding VPLPA-CTERM sorting domain-containing protein gives MNFKTFGMAAALSCAAGMGSAAVLDFASPVSLDHGGSHVVNYSWGTMTVSSAVDGIFNWGGSVTQSGFGYGVNGNPDTDPELVDGKPIFSSEALTFSFSRDILLNSILFSEMDDNDDYKVYIDGSPLIAGDFTLSDGNPLELGGLLARSFTIEAVGEWDTCYFIFNCNEDAPFGNDSFGVAGITAAVPLPAAGWALIAGLGALGATRRRKKA, from the coding sequence ATGAATTTTAAAACTTTTGGCATGGCGGCGGCATTGTCTTGTGCGGCTGGCATGGGATCTGCTGCGGTGTTGGATTTTGCGTCACCCGTCAGCCTTGATCATGGTGGTTCCCATGTTGTGAACTATTCATGGGGCACGATGACTGTCAGTTCTGCGGTTGATGGTATTTTCAACTGGGGTGGTTCTGTCACGCAAAGCGGATTCGGCTATGGCGTGAATGGCAACCCGGATACCGATCCGGAGCTTGTGGATGGCAAGCCTATCTTCAGCAGTGAGGCGCTAACGTTCTCGTTCAGCCGCGACATCCTGCTGAACAGCATCCTGTTCTCGGAAATGGACGACAACGACGATTACAAGGTGTATATTGATGGCTCGCCTCTGATCGCCGGCGATTTCACCTTGTCAGACGGCAACCCGCTTGAGCTTGGTGGTCTTCTTGCCCGCAGCTTCACGATCGAGGCCGTCGGGGAATGGGATACGTGCTACTTCATATTCAACTGCAATGAAGATGCGCCTTTCGGCAACGACTCGTTCGGCGTAGCGGGCATCACAGCAGCAGTCCCTCTACCAGCTGCTGGCTGGGCGCTGATTGCCGGTCTGGGTGCTCTGGGCGCTACGCGTCGTCGTAAGAAAGCCTAA
- a CDS encoding lytic transglycosylase domain-containing protein: protein MRQAVTFLTAVAGLCISTGVAAQQATVSSKARTTLFKSQTDFLDSRGAVQYEHSERLRPKSELLGEVNLGALPMVEYRGTYLPMAQQAARKHGIPEQIFVRLVQTESNWNPKAVSHKGAIGLAQLMPQTARLLGVNAHDPQQNLDGGAKYLRRQYDKFRSWRLALAAYNAGPKAVEQYRGVPPYTETKNYVLRILGSG, encoded by the coding sequence GTGAGACAAGCTGTAACATTTCTTACGGCGGTCGCGGGGTTGTGCATCTCGACGGGCGTGGCAGCGCAACAGGCAACGGTTTCAAGCAAGGCTCGGACTACGTTGTTCAAGTCGCAAACGGATTTTCTCGATAGTCGCGGGGCGGTGCAATACGAGCATTCCGAACGCCTGCGTCCCAAGTCAGAGTTGCTGGGCGAGGTGAATCTCGGCGCGCTTCCCATGGTCGAGTATCGTGGCACTTACCTGCCAATGGCACAGCAGGCCGCGCGCAAGCACGGTATCCCCGAGCAGATTTTCGTGCGGCTGGTACAAACCGAAAGCAACTGGAACCCGAAAGCCGTGTCTCATAAAGGGGCGATCGGGTTGGCGCAGTTGATGCCTCAAACTGCGCGGTTGCTTGGGGTAAACGCACATGATCCGCAGCAGAATCTGGACGGCGGCGCAAAGTATCTGCGTCGGCAGTACGACAAGTTCCGCTCCTGGCGGCTGGCCCTGGCGGCATATAATGCTGGCCCCAAAGCGGTCGAGCAATATCGCGGCGTGCCGCCTTATACCGAAACGAAGAACTATGTTTTGCGAATACTTGGCTCGGGTTGA
- the ssb gene encoding single-stranded DNA-binding protein produces MAGSVNKVILVGNLGRDPEVRTFQNGGKVVNLRVATSERWRDRNTGENRERTEWHSVAIFSEPLAKIAEQYLRKGSKVYLEGQLETRKWQDQSGQDRYSTEVVLRPYKGELTMLDGRGDGGNNYPTDQSSGGGYGAAPSGSSNDAPSNQFDDDEIPF; encoded by the coding sequence ATGGCAGGTTCGGTGAACAAAGTGATTCTGGTTGGCAATCTGGGACGTGATCCAGAGGTGCGCACATTCCAGAACGGCGGCAAGGTCGTAAACCTGCGCGTCGCGACATCTGAACGCTGGCGCGACCGTAACACGGGCGAGAACCGCGAACGCACGGAATGGCATTCGGTTGCGATCTTCTCGGAGCCGCTGGCCAAGATTGCGGAACAATATCTGCGCAAGGGGTCCAAGGTTTACCTCGAAGGCCAGCTCGAAACGCGCAAATGGCAGGATCAAAGCGGTCAGGACCGGTATTCCACCGAAGTCGTGCTGCGCCCCTATAAAGGCGAGTTGACGATGCTTGACGGTCGCGGAGACGGCGGCAACAACTATCCGACCGACCAATCATCTGGCGGTGGCTATGGCGCAGCGCCATCGGGATCCAGCAACGACGCTCCGTCGAACCAGTTCGACGATGACGAGATCCCGTTCTAA
- the lipB gene encoding lipoyl(octanoyl) transferase LipB gives MRGGLSERRSYLEVIAMPNPEWIHSDELVPYDLAVSEMEARVARIRDSAAGEAIWLLEHPALYTAGTSANPADLKDPDRFPVHETRRGGQYTYHGPGQRIAYAMLDLNDRGRDVRKFVHDVEDWVIATLDEFNVKGERREGRVGVWVTRPDKPRNPDGSLREEKIAAIGLKVRKWVSFHGLSINVDPDLSHFDGIVPCGISEHGVTSLVDLGLPVTLEDVDIALKRSFTRIFG, from the coding sequence ATGCGCGGCGGACTATCTGAACGTCGAAGCTATCTGGAAGTCATCGCCATGCCGAACCCCGAATGGATCCACTCCGATGAATTGGTCCCCTATGACCTTGCCGTAAGCGAGATGGAGGCGCGTGTTGCGCGAATCAGGGATAGCGCGGCTGGCGAAGCAATCTGGCTGCTTGAACATCCAGCCCTTTACACGGCTGGCACAAGTGCCAATCCTGCTGACCTGAAAGACCCCGACCGCTTTCCCGTCCATGAAACCCGCAGGGGCGGACAATACACCTATCACGGACCGGGACAGAGAATCGCCTACGCGATGCTCGACCTGAATGATCGTGGCCGTGACGTGCGAAAATTCGTGCATGATGTCGAAGACTGGGTCATTGCGACACTGGACGAATTCAATGTCAAAGGCGAACGTCGTGAAGGTCGTGTCGGTGTCTGGGTCACGCGACCGGACAAGCCCCGCAATCCTGACGGTAGTCTGCGAGAAGAAAAGATCGCGGCCATCGGCCTGAAGGTCCGCAAATGGGTCAGCTTTCACGGGCTATCGATCAACGTCGATCCGGATCTATCCCATTTCGACGGAATCGTCCCCTGCGGAATCAGCGAACATGGTGTAACCAGCCTGGTCGATCTGGGTCTGCCGGTGACGTTGGAAGATGTTGACATAGCCTTGAAACGTAGCTTCACGCGCATATTCGGCTAG
- the ctaD gene encoding cytochrome c oxidase subunit I has translation MADAAIHGHGEEDQRGFFTRWFMSTNHKDIGILYLFTAAIVGFISVAFTVYMRMELMHPGVQFMCLEGARFLPSAEECTPNGHLWNVMITYHGVLMMFFVVIPALFGGFGNYFMPLQIGAPDMAFPRMNNLSYWLYVAGVALGVASLLTPGGDGQLGSGVGWVLYPPLSTNEPGMSMDLAIFAVHVSGASSILGAINMITTFLNMRAPGMTLFKVPLFAWSIFVTAWLILLALPVLAGAITMLLTDRNFGTTFFQPSGGGDPVLYQHILWFFGHPEVYIIILPGFGIISHVIATFSRKPIFGYLPMVWALIAIGVLGFVVWAHHMYTVGMSLTQQSYFMLATMVIAVPTGVKIFSWIATMWGGSVEFKAPMLWAFGFLFLFTVGGVTGIVLSQAGVDRAYHDTYYVVAHFHYVMSLGAVFCIFAGIYFYMGKMSGRHYPEFWAKVHFWMMFVGANLTFFPQHFLGRQGMPRRYIDYPEAFAQWNLVSSLGAFLSFASFLLFFGIVYWTLRHGARVTENNYWNEYADTLEWTLPCPPPEHTFETLPKQEDWDKGHAH, from the coding sequence ATGGCCGACGCAGCCATTCATGGGCACGGGGAAGAGGACCAGCGCGGCTTCTTTACCCGCTGGTTCATGTCAACGAACCATAAAGATATCGGTATCCTGTATCTCTTCACCGCAGCGATTGTGGGCTTCATCTCTGTTGCCTTCACGGTCTACATGCGGATGGAACTGATGCATCCCGGTGTCCAGTTCATGTGTTTGGAAGGCGCGCGCTTCCTGCCCTCTGCGGAAGAATGTACGCCTAACGGCCATCTGTGGAACGTGATGATCACCTATCACGGCGTCCTGATGATGTTCTTCGTCGTCATCCCCGCCCTGTTCGGCGGATTTGGCAACTATTTCATGCCACTGCAAATCGGCGCGCCGGATATGGCGTTTCCGCGCATGAACAACCTGTCCTACTGGCTATATGTCGCCGGCGTGGCCTTGGGTGTCGCGTCGCTTCTGACACCAGGGGGAGACGGGCAACTTGGTTCCGGCGTAGGTTGGGTTCTCTATCCACCGCTCTCGACGAACGAACCCGGCATGTCCATGGACCTTGCGATTTTCGCGGTCCACGTTTCGGGAGCCTCTTCGATCCTCGGCGCGATCAACATGATCACAACATTCCTGAACATGCGCGCGCCGGGCATGACGCTGTTCAAGGTTCCGTTGTTTGCCTGGTCGATTTTCGTCACAGCCTGGCTGATCCTTCTCGCCCTGCCCGTTCTGGCTGGCGCGATCACCATGCTTCTGACGGACCGTAACTTCGGCACGACTTTCTTTCAGCCTTCCGGTGGCGGTGATCCAGTGCTTTACCAGCATATTCTGTGGTTCTTCGGCCACCCGGAAGTGTACATCATCATCCTGCCGGGATTCGGCATCATCAGCCACGTGATCGCGACCTTCAGCCGCAAGCCGATCTTCGGTTACCTGCCGATGGTTTGGGCACTGATCGCGATTGGTGTTCTGGGCTTCGTCGTATGGGCGCACCACATGTACACGGTGGGCATGTCTCTGACCCAGCAGAGCTACTTCATGCTGGCGACGATGGTCATCGCGGTTCCGACCGGCGTGAAGATCTTCAGCTGGATCGCGACGATGTGGGGCGGTTCGGTCGAGTTCAAGGCACCTATGCTCTGGGCGTTCGGCTTCCTGTTCCTGTTCACCGTTGGCGGTGTGACCGGTATCGTTCTGTCGCAGGCTGGCGTCGACCGCGCCTATCACGACACCTATTACGTAGTTGCGCACTTCCACTACGTGATGTCGCTGGGTGCCGTGTTCTGCATCTTCGCCGGCATTTACTTCTACATGGGTAAGATGTCGGGCCGCCACTACCCTGAGTTCTGGGCCAAAGTGCATTTCTGGATGATGTTCGTCGGTGCGAACCTGACCTTCTTCCCGCAGCACTTCCTGGGCCGTCAGGGCATGCCGCGCCGTTACATCGACTACCCCGAGGCATTTGCCCAATGGAACCTCGTGTCCTCACTTGGTGCGTTCCTGTCCTTTGCGTCCTTCCTGCTGTTCTTCGGCATTGTCTACTGGACGTTGCGCCACGGTGCGCGCGTGACCGAGAACAACTACTGGAACGAATACGCCGACACGCTGGAATGGACACTGCCCTGCCCGCCGCCGGAGCACACCTTCGAGACGCTCCCCAAGCAGGAAGACTGGGACAAGGGCCACGCCCACTAA
- a CDS encoding DUF2244 domain-containing protein translates to MPVEWVIDQIKAPDQSGAFSYASGAAPFCEIRLWPNRSLPARGFVFFIAATAVMLALPLIAVLGSPVWWGLLPFILGTLALTWFLLRKSYRDGAMEERLKLWSDRIEVTRIEPNQPETSWSANPYWLRLALHPNAGPVENYITLRGEDREIELGAFLSPDERTDLYNALESRLIAVQARK, encoded by the coding sequence ATGCCCGTCGAATGGGTCATAGACCAGATAAAGGCCCCGGATCAGTCCGGGGCTTTTTCATATGCGTCCGGCGCCGCGCCATTTTGCGAGATTCGTCTGTGGCCGAACCGGTCGCTTCCTGCACGCGGGTTCGTTTTCTTTATTGCCGCAACCGCCGTGATGCTGGCGCTTCCGCTGATCGCGGTCCTTGGTAGCCCGGTCTGGTGGGGACTGCTTCCCTTTATACTGGGCACTCTGGCCCTGACATGGTTTCTGCTGCGAAAATCCTATCGCGACGGCGCGATGGAAGAACGCCTGAAGCTATGGTCTGATCGGATAGAAGTCACTCGCATCGAACCGAACCAACCCGAAACAAGCTGGTCGGCTAATCCGTACTGGCTTCGGTTGGCACTACATCCCAACGCAGGGCCGGTCGAAAACTACATCACCTTGCGCGGCGAGGATCGGGAAATCGAGCTTGGCGCATTCCTGTCGCCGGACGAACGGACCGATCTGTATAATGCACTCGAAAGCCGGCTGATTGCGGTTCAGGCTCGGAAATAG
- a CDS encoding GatB/YqeY domain-containing protein translates to MGLRQRISADLKTAMKEKDTKRLSTLRLINAAIKDMEIAKRSGEEGEATGLDDSEIIAILSKMVKQRQESARAYEEGGRLELAEQERAEITILEGFLPRQLNEKERTKAIDSAIAEIGASSIRDMGKVMGALKTKYAGQMDFAKVGPEVRQRLG, encoded by the coding sequence ATGGGTTTAAGACAGCGTATATCGGCGGATCTGAAGACCGCCATGAAGGAAAAGGACACCAAACGCCTTTCCACGCTGCGTTTGATTAACGCGGCGATCAAGGACATGGAAATTGCGAAACGCAGTGGCGAAGAGGGTGAGGCGACGGGATTGGACGATTCCGAGATCATCGCGATTCTGTCCAAGATGGTGAAACAGCGTCAGGAAAGCGCCCGCGCCTACGAAGAAGGCGGACGTCTGGAGTTGGCGGAACAGGAACGCGCGGAAATCACCATTCTGGAAGGCTTCCTGCCGCGCCAGTTGAACGAGAAGGAACGCACCAAGGCTATCGACAGTGCGATTGCGGAAATCGGAGCCAGTTCGATCCGTGATATGGGAAAAGTCATGGGCGCGCTGAAGACCAAGTATGCCGGGCAGATGGACTTTGCGAAGGTGGGGCCGGAAGTTCGACAGCGCTTGGGTTGA
- the carA gene encoding glutamine-hydrolyzing carbamoyl-phosphate synthase small subunit: protein MSATQQHTACLALADGTLFFGRGFGAEGEVTAELCFNTAMTGYQEIMTDPSYAGQVVTFTFPHVGNVGINPEDDESAEPIADGMVVKWDPTEPSNWRSAETLSDWLAKRGKIAIGGLDTRRLTRAIRQQGAPHVALAHSPDGNFDIEALVEKARAFQGLVGLDLAKEVSCTQSYRWNETRWAWPDGFGTKPEGGPRVVAIDYGAKRNILRCLSTAGCDVTVLPATATAEDVLAHAPDGLFLSNGPGDPAATGEYAVPMIRKVLKDTDIPVFGICLGHQMLALALGAKTIKMNHGHHGANHPVKDVETGKVEITSMNHGFTVDAQTLPENVKETHVSLFDGSNCGIRLTDRPIFSVQYHPEASPGPQDSYYLFERFRDAMN, encoded by the coding sequence ATGTCCGCTACACAACAGCACACCGCCTGTCTGGCCCTTGCCGACGGGACGCTTTTCTTCGGTCGCGGTTTCGGTGCAGAGGGCGAAGTCACCGCCGAGCTCTGTTTCAACACCGCGATGACCGGCTATCAGGAAATCATGACAGATCCGTCTTATGCCGGGCAGGTCGTTACCTTCACCTTTCCGCATGTCGGCAATGTCGGCATCAACCCTGAGGACGATGAATCCGCCGAACCCATCGCGGACGGCATGGTCGTGAAGTGGGACCCGACGGAGCCGTCGAACTGGCGCTCTGCCGAGACCCTGTCCGACTGGCTCGCCAAGCGCGGCAAGATCGCCATCGGTGGCTTGGACACGCGCCGGCTGACCCGCGCCATTCGCCAGCAAGGCGCACCGCATGTGGCGTTAGCACACAGCCCGGACGGAAACTTCGATATCGAAGCGCTGGTTGAAAAGGCACGGGCGTTTCAAGGCCTTGTCGGGCTTGACCTTGCCAAAGAGGTCAGCTGCACCCAGTCTTACCGCTGGAACGAAACCCGCTGGGCTTGGCCGGATGGCTTCGGCACCAAGCCCGAAGGCGGCCCGCGTGTCGTTGCCATCGACTACGGCGCAAAACGCAACATCCTCCGCTGCCTTTCTACGGCCGGTTGCGATGTGACCGTGCTTCCAGCAACTGCGACCGCAGAGGACGTCCTGGCCCATGCACCGGACGGTCTGTTCCTGTCCAACGGACCGGGTGATCCCGCCGCCACTGGTGAATATGCCGTGCCCATGATCCGCAAGGTCTTAAAAGACACGGACATCCCTGTTTTCGGTATCTGCCTCGGCCACCAGATGCTTGCGCTCGCGCTTGGCGCCAAGACGATCAAGATGAACCACGGTCACCACGGTGCGAACCATCCGGTCAAGGATGTCGAGACAGGCAAGGTCGAGATCACCTCGATGAACCATGGCTTCACAGTTGACGCGCAAACACTGCCAGAGAACGTCAAGGAAACCCATGTCTCGCTGTTTGACGGATCGAATTGTGGTATTCGCCTGACGGATCGGCCGATATTTTCCGTGCAATATCACCCTGAGGCAAGCCCGGGGCCGCAAGACAGCTACTACCTGTTCGAGCGTTTCCGCGACGCAATGAACTGA